Proteins co-encoded in one Microcebus murinus isolate Inina chromosome 5, M.murinus_Inina_mat1.0, whole genome shotgun sequence genomic window:
- the MPIG6B gene encoding megakaryocyte and platelet inhibitory receptor G6b isoform X3 translates to MALWLQLLPLLLSRAQGDPGASLDGRPGDRVNLSCVGVSHPIRWAWAPSFPACKGLSKGRRPILWALPSGIPTVPPLQPFAGRLRSLDPSIQRLELLLSAGDSGTFFCRGRHEDESRTVLHVLGDRADCRAPGTTPGARPRPRFDHSPDLLCPPHIASLLKAEPPRPVKEEEPGIPGYLDQEQSLLYADLDYTALRSPRRLSTVAPADAATVYAVVV, encoded by the exons ATGGCCCTGTGGCTGcagctgctgcctctgctgctcTCGCGGGCCCAAGGGGACCCCGGGG CTTCTCTGGACGGCCGCCCTGGGGACCGGGTGAATCTCTCCTGCGTGGGGGTCTCGCACCCCATCCGCTGGGCCTGGGCGCCTAGCTTCCCGGCGTGCAAGGGTCTGTCCAAAGGACGCCGCCCAATCCTGTGGGCCTTGCCAAGCGGGATCCCCACCGTGCCTCCCCTCCAGCCCTTCGCCGGCCGCCTCCGCTCCCTGGACCCTAGTATCCAGCGGCTGGAGCTCCTCTTGAGCGCGGGGGACTCGGGCACCTTTTTCTGCAGGGGCCGCCACGAGGACGAGAGCCGTACGGTGCTTCACGTGCTGGGGGACAGGGCCGACTGCAGGGCCCCCGGGACTACCCCCG gcgcccgcccccgcccccgcttCGACCACTCCCCAGATTTG CTCTGTCCCCCCCACATAGCTTCACTCTTGAAAGCCGAGCCTCCGAGGCCAGTAAAGGAGGAGGAGCCCGGGATTCCAGGGTACCTGGACCAGGAGCAG agcCTGCTCTACGCGGATCTGGACTACACGGCCCTCCGAAGCCCTCGCCGGCTGTCCACAGTGGCTCCTGCTGACGCTGCCACCGTCTATGCAGTTGTAGTTTGA
- the MPIG6B gene encoding megakaryocyte and platelet inhibitory receptor G6b isoform X1 gives MALWLQLLPLLLSRAQGDPGASLDGRPGDRVNLSCVGVSHPIRWAWAPSFPACKGLSKGRRPILWALPSGIPTVPPLQPFAGRLRSLDPSIQRLELLLSAGDSGTFFCRGRHEDESRTVLHVLGDRADCRAPGTTPASVYPQLLIPLLGAGLLLGLGALGVVWWLRRRPPPPPLRPLPRFASLLKAEPPRPVKEEEPGIPGYLDQEQSLLYADLDYTALRSPRRLSTVAPADAATVYAVVV, from the exons ATGGCCCTGTGGCTGcagctgctgcctctgctgctcTCGCGGGCCCAAGGGGACCCCGGGG CTTCTCTGGACGGCCGCCCTGGGGACCGGGTGAATCTCTCCTGCGTGGGGGTCTCGCACCCCATCCGCTGGGCCTGGGCGCCTAGCTTCCCGGCGTGCAAGGGTCTGTCCAAAGGACGCCGCCCAATCCTGTGGGCCTTGCCAAGCGGGATCCCCACCGTGCCTCCCCTCCAGCCCTTCGCCGGCCGCCTCCGCTCCCTGGACCCTAGTATCCAGCGGCTGGAGCTCCTCTTGAGCGCGGGGGACTCGGGCACCTTTTTCTGCAGGGGCCGCCACGAGGACGAGAGCCGTACGGTGCTTCACGTGCTGGGGGACAGGGCCGACTGCAGGGCCCCCGGGACTACCCCCG CGTCCGTGTATCCCCAGCTCCTGATCCCGCTACTGGGCGCTGGGCTGCTGCTGGGACTGGGAGCTTTGGGCGTGGTCTGGTGGCTGCGCAG gcgcccgcccccgcccccgcttCGACCACTCCCCAGATTTG CTTCACTCTTGAAAGCCGAGCCTCCGAGGCCAGTAAAGGAGGAGGAGCCCGGGATTCCAGGGTACCTGGACCAGGAGCAG agcCTGCTCTACGCGGATCTGGACTACACGGCCCTCCGAAGCCCTCGCCGGCTGTCCACAGTGGCTCCTGCTGACGCTGCCACCGTCTATGCAGTTGTAGTTTGA
- the MPIG6B gene encoding megakaryocyte and platelet inhibitory receptor G6b isoform X2: MALWLQLLPLLLSRAQGDPGASLDGRPGDRVNLSCVGVSHPIRWAWAPSFPACKGLSKGRRPILWALPSGIPTVPPLQPFAGRLRSLDPSIQRLELLLSAGDSGTFFCRGRHEDESRTVLHVLGDRADCRAPGTTPASVYPQLLIPLLGAGLLLGLGALGVVWWLRRRPPPPPLRPLPRFALSPPHSFTLESRASEASKGGGARDSRVPGPGAEPALRGSGLHGPPKPSPAVHSGSC, encoded by the exons ATGGCCCTGTGGCTGcagctgctgcctctgctgctcTCGCGGGCCCAAGGGGACCCCGGGG CTTCTCTGGACGGCCGCCCTGGGGACCGGGTGAATCTCTCCTGCGTGGGGGTCTCGCACCCCATCCGCTGGGCCTGGGCGCCTAGCTTCCCGGCGTGCAAGGGTCTGTCCAAAGGACGCCGCCCAATCCTGTGGGCCTTGCCAAGCGGGATCCCCACCGTGCCTCCCCTCCAGCCCTTCGCCGGCCGCCTCCGCTCCCTGGACCCTAGTATCCAGCGGCTGGAGCTCCTCTTGAGCGCGGGGGACTCGGGCACCTTTTTCTGCAGGGGCCGCCACGAGGACGAGAGCCGTACGGTGCTTCACGTGCTGGGGGACAGGGCCGACTGCAGGGCCCCCGGGACTACCCCCG CGTCCGTGTATCCCCAGCTCCTGATCCCGCTACTGGGCGCTGGGCTGCTGCTGGGACTGGGAGCTTTGGGCGTGGTCTGGTGGCTGCGCAG gcgcccgcccccgcccccgcttCGACCACTCCCCAGATTTG CTCTGTCCCCCCCACATAGCTTCACTCTTGAAAGCCGAGCCTCCGAGGCCAGTAAAGGAGGAGGAGCCCGGGATTCCAGGGTACCTGGACCAGGAGCAG agcCTGCTCTACGCGGATCTGGACTACACGGCCCTCCGAAGCCCTCGCCGGCTGTCCACAGTGGCTCCTGCTGA
- the LY6G6C gene encoding lymphocyte antigen 6 complex locus protein G6c — MAIGASFLETLISSSSASPTSICSPAASSLPVSSLTPVLSRVSSQRPISSPRSPSYSTLPVYSVRDLGVPPLIHGFPNHEPPEAEDNSSTLTCHPLPAFTASLTCSVSTGPNSQTADIRCHSCYKVPVLGCVDRQSCRLEPGHQCLTTHVYLGKMWVFSNLRCGTSEEPCQEAYNQTNGKLGLTYNTTCCNKDNCNSPAPRPTPALALIFLTSLAGLGLWLLH, encoded by the exons ATGGCCATC GGTGCCTCCTTCTTGGAAACTCTGATATCCAGCTCCTCAGCCAGCCCCACATCGATATGCAGTCCTGCAGCATCCAGCTTACCTGTCTCCTCTCTCACGCCCGTGCTCAGCAGGGTGTCCTCTCAGAGACCTATATCCAGCCCCAGGTCCCCGTCGTACTCCACCCTTCCCGTCTACTCTGTCAGGGACTTAGGTGTTCCACCCCTCATCCATGGCTTCCCCAACCATGAG CCTCCAGAGGCGGAGG ACAACAGCTCCACCCTTACCTGCCACCCCCTTCCTGCTTTCACTGCCTCACTCACCTGCTCTGTCTCTACCGGACCAAACAGCCAAACAG CTGACATTCGCTGTCACTCCTGCTACAAGGTCCCTGTGCTGGGCTGTGTGGACCGTCAGTCTTGCCGGCTGGAGCCAGGACACCAATGCCTGACAACACATGTATACCTCG GCAAGATGTGGGTTTTCTCCAACCTGCGCTGTGGTACATCAGAGGAGCCCTGTCAGGAGGCTTACAACCAAACCAACGGCAAGCTGGGCCTGACCTATAACACCACCTGCTGCAACAAGGACAACTGCAATAGCCCGGCCCCCCGGCCCACTCCAGCCCTGGCCCTCATCTTCCTCACCTCCTTGGCTGGCCTTGGCCTCTGGCTGCTGCACTGA